A window of the Chryseobacterium arthrosphaerae genome harbors these coding sequences:
- a CDS encoding ribose-phosphate pyrophosphokinase, whose protein sequence is MADQLSYLFCTRTSRDLAEKIAQSYGKELGKINFQEFSDGEFEPVLDESVRGGRVFLIGSTFPPADNLLELLLMIDAAKRASAKSITVVIPYFGLARQDRKDKPRAPIGAKLVANLLTAAGATRVMTMDLHADQIQGFFEIPVDHLYASTIFVDYIKSLNLDNLTIASPDMGGAKRAKNYAGHLGAEVVIAYKERKKANVVEEMFLIGDVTGKNVILIDDMIDTAGTLCKAADILIEKGAKTVRAMATHGVLSGKAYENIENSKILEVIVTDSIPVKNNLSSKIKVLSCAPLFADVMTMVHEHKSISSKFVI, encoded by the coding sequence ATGGCCGATCAGTTAAGTTATCTATTTTGTACAAGAACCAGCAGGGACTTGGCAGAGAAAATTGCCCAGAGTTATGGGAAAGAATTAGGAAAAATCAACTTTCAGGAGTTCAGCGACGGGGAATTTGAGCCTGTTTTGGACGAATCCGTAAGAGGAGGAAGAGTTTTCCTAATCGGATCTACGTTCCCTCCTGCAGACAATCTATTGGAACTTCTTCTAATGATTGATGCAGCGAAAAGAGCTTCTGCAAAGAGCATTACCGTTGTAATCCCTTACTTCGGACTTGCCAGACAGGACAGAAAAGACAAACCAAGAGCGCCGATCGGTGCTAAGTTAGTTGCGAACCTTCTTACAGCAGCAGGAGCAACAAGAGTAATGACGATGGATCTTCACGCAGATCAGATTCAGGGGTTCTTCGAAATTCCGGTAGACCATTTATATGCTTCTACGATCTTCGTTGATTATATCAAATCTTTAAATCTTGACAACCTTACGATTGCTTCTCCGGATATGGGAGGTGCAAAAAGAGCAAAAAACTATGCAGGTCACCTTGGTGCAGAAGTAGTAATTGCTTATAAGGAAAGAAAAAAGGCAAATGTTGTAGAAGAAATGTTCCTTATCGGAGATGTAACCGGTAAAAACGTAATCCTTATTGATGATATGATCGATACTGCGGGAACTCTTTGTAAAGCGGCAGATATCCTTATCGAAAAAGGAGCAAAAACAGTAAGAGCAATGGCAACTCACGGAGTGCTTTCAGGAAAGGCTTACGAGAATATTGAGAATTCAAAAATTCTGGAAGTTATTGTAACTGACTCAATTCCTGTTAAAAATAATTTGTCATCTAAAATAAAAGTGCTATCTTGCGCCCCATTATTTGCGGACGTTATGACGATGGTTCATGAGCACAAATCAATCAGTAGCAAGTTTGTTATTTAA
- a CDS encoding 50S ribosomal protein L25/general stress protein Ctc codes for MKSITIQGTKRESVGKKSTKALRDAELVPCVVYGGEAPLNFSAEERAFKGLVYTPEAHTVSIEVDGKTIPAVLQDIQFHPITDKILHVDFYQLSDDKPVIMEVPVRITGRSKGVVAGGVLRQSFRKLKVKAIPANLPDEIVVDVTPLRIGNKLYVGGIKTEGYSFMHPDNAVVVAVKMSRNAMKGGAAAMDDEDEEEAEEVATQSPDVPTTEEKSAE; via the coding sequence ATGAAATCTATTACAATTCAAGGTACAAAAAGAGAAAGCGTGGGCAAAAAGTCTACAAAAGCTTTACGTGATGCTGAATTAGTTCCTTGTGTTGTTTATGGAGGTGAAGCACCTTTAAACTTCTCTGCTGAAGAGAGAGCTTTCAAAGGACTAGTTTACACTCCTGAAGCACACACGGTATCTATTGAGGTTGACGGAAAAACAATTCCAGCTGTTCTTCAGGATATTCAGTTCCACCCAATTACAGACAAAATTCTTCACGTTGACTTCTACCAGTTATCTGACGATAAGCCAGTGATCATGGAGGTTCCGGTAAGAATTACAGGACGTTCAAAAGGTGTTGTAGCTGGTGGTGTTTTACGTCAGTCTTTCAGAAAATTGAAAGTAAAAGCTATTCCTGCTAACTTACCGGATGAGATCGTTGTTGATGTTACTCCATTAAGAATCGGTAACAAACTTTATGTAGGAGGAATCAAAACAGAAGGATATTCTTTCATGCACCCTGACAATGCAGTAGTAGTTGCTGTTAAGATGTCTAGAAATGCAATGAAAGGTGGTGCTGCAGCAATGGATGATGAGGATGAAGAAGAAGCAGAAGAAGTTGCAACTCAATCTCCTGATGTTCCAACAACAGAAGAAAAATCTGCAGAATAA